A stretch of DNA from Candidatus Bathyarchaeia archaeon:
CCGCGGAAACTGCCGCGTGTCCAGCTTGCGCTGCCACTTTCCCCTTGCTAAGCTTTAGGTCTGAACGAAAAACGATGACTTGCTTGTAACGGAACTCGCTCATAGGAGGTTCAGCCACTGCTACATTGCCAAAGTCCAGTTTTAAGGTTTCCCTAATAAGTAATTGAGAAAGAGGAGGGCAAGCACCGTTAAAGCCTTTGGGCTTTGTGCCAATTTGAGGAGTGCTCTCCCCTGGAAGTCTATCTCCTTTAAATCCTTCAAAGCCTCATTTAGTCGTATTTTTTCACAGAGGCTTATGATGCCGTTTAATTTTTCGTCTGAAAAATTGTCCAAAATTTCCCTAACCTTAAGCATGGCTTTAATGTCAAAGCCAAACATTTTCATGAAACGCTTCTGATATGCGCTTAAAAATTCTGCCGAAAAATCACTTTTTTCCAGTGCCTCTGTAATAACGTCGGCGGCAATCCTTGCGCAGTTCAAGCCAAATATTATCCCGCCACCAGTTGTAGGTTTCACCTGTGAAGCTGCATCGCCAACCACGAGAAAGCCGTTTGAGTATGTTTTTGCTATTGGTCCACCCAATGTTATTGGATGATAAGATTCTTTGATTACTTTTGCATTTTGCAATTTCGCTGAGACCGCTGGATGTTTACGCATTAGCCTTCGCAGAAACGCCCTCGGGTCTCCGGTTTTGGTTGCCAAACCAACTTTTGCTTCCTCTTCGTTTTTTGGGATAAGCCAAGCATAAAATCCCGGTGCATAACGGCTACCAAGGATTACTTCGACCACGTCTGTTTCAACATTTTTAACATTTTCAACTTCAACCTGGGCTCCTTTGACAATTTTTTCGCTTTTAGGCGGTAGCAACGACGCTTGTCTCAAAATTCTTGCAGATATTCCCTCAGCATCCAAAACTATCTTGCCAAAAAATTCAGAGGATTTGTCACGTCTTTTAATAACAACGCCTTTCAAAAATCCCCCTGCAAATGCTAAAGACTCAACTCTTGTGTCCAAGTTATAGTTTGCACCAGCTTTCTGGGCTAGCTCTGCAATGTGCTTGTCAAAAAAGATGCGGTTAACTGTACATGTTATTGGTTTAGCTAACCGAACGGTGAGAACTTTGCCGCTTGGAGAATGAATCTTCGCTCCAGTAAATGTGTTCTCAACTATTCCTTTCGGTAGCGGATAAAGTCCGAGATTTTTTAAGCCGTTAATGCTTACATGTCCGGCGCAGTGGCATGGAACACCAATTTCGCTGTGTTCTTCGAAGACCGTTACATTAAAGCCTCTTTTGGAAAGGCTTAAGGCGCTGAAGGAGCCGCATGGACCTCCTCCAACGACTATTACGTCTGAAAAGTTTTCCATCTCTTGCACGTTTAAAGTTCTGAAATTAATGGGAAATTTAGGTTATGAGCTCGACTCTTTTCTTTCCACGGACAAGGGATGTTGTGCGTATTTTTCCTCCTATTTCGAGCTGCATGAGTGCCTTGTTGAAGTCTTTATACCCAATGTCTTTGAATTCCTCGCTTAAGTATTCAAAAAGCTCAGTGTCTGTCATGGCGCCCTTCTTTTTTAAGATTTCAAGTAGTGCGTGATAAATGGGTTGGGTTTTCCATAGCTTTGTTGGCATGCGGTTTTCCCCTTAGGCTACTGGTGTTGCTGGTTTCTGCACTTGACGGACTTGCTGCATGAAGCTCTTGTACCATTTCTCCATGTCTGGCGTTATGGAAGGCCCTATCCGCTTCAAGGCTTCTTCAAAATCTTTCATTGTAACCTCCTTCGCGTTTATGTCCCTTCGCAGAGCTTGCATGGCTGCCTCTCTACAGACGGCTTCTATGTCTGCGCCGGAATAGTTCTTTGTCATGGCAGCCAAAGTTTCAAGGCTTACGTCTTTGGCAAGAGGCATGTTCTTAGTGTAGATTTTGAATATTTGTAGGCGGCTTTTCTCATCTGGTTCCGGCACATATATAAGCCTGTCAAATCTTCCTGGGCGAAGCACAGCCGGATCAACTATGTCGGGTCTGTTTGTGGCAGCAATAACGACTATGTCTTCCAAGGTGACTATGCCATCCATTTCCGTTAGAAGCTGGCTTATTACACGCTCTGTTACGCCACTGTCTGCAAATCCTAAACCACGGCGAGGCACAAGTGAATCAATCTCGTCGAAGAATATAACTGCTGGAGCTGCCATCCGCGCCTTTCGAAAGACCTCTCTTATAGCTTTTTCAGATTCGCCAACCCATTTTGAAAAGACTTCCGGACCCTTAATTGTTATGAAGTTGGCTTCACTTTCGGTTGCCACGGCCCTAGCCAGCAAAGTCTTACCACAACCCGGAGGCCCATAAAGCAGTATACCCTTAGGAGGTTTTATCCCCATGCGCTTAAAGATGTCAGGATGCTTCAAAGGCCACTCAACGGCTTCTCTAAGCTCCTGCTTAACCTCTTCCAGTCCACCAATATCGTCCCAATGAACTGCTGGAACCTCAACGTATACTTCCCGCATGGCTGTCGGCGTAACTTCCTTGTACGCGTTTAAGAAGTCCTCCATCTTAACCTCCATTTTTTCCAAGACTTCCGGTGGTATGCGTTCCTCCTCAAGGTTTATCTGCGGTAAGTATCGCCTCAACGCCTTCATGGCCGTCTCTCTGCAAAGGGCCGCCAAGTCTGCGCCGGTATATCCATGGGTCATTTCAGCGAGCTTCTTAAGGTCCACATCTTCGGCCAGCGGCATTCCCCGAGTGTGAATCTGGAGAATCTCATATCTTCCCTGCTTGTCTGGAACCCCTATCTCGATTTCTCTATCAAATCTTCCCGGCCTGCGGAGAGCTGGGTCAAGCGCGTTAGGCCTGTTGGTTGCGCCTATTACTATGACGTTTCCCCTTCCCGATAAGCCGTCCATTAAGGCTAAGAGTTGCGCCACAACACGCCTTTCAACTTCGCCTGTTACCTCTTCCCGTTTTGGGGCTATGGCGTCCAACTCGTCAATGAATATTATGCTTGGAGCATTTTGCTGAGCTTGTTGAAAAATCTCCCTAAGACGTGCTTCAGATTCGCCGTAGAACTTGCTCATTATTTCTGGTCCATTTATTGAGAAGAAGTTGGCCTCTGACTCGTTTGCCACGGCCCTTGCCAGCAAAGTCTTACCACAACCAGGCGGACCATGTAGCAGCACTCCTTTTGGCGGTTCTATGCCAAGTCTTTGGAAAAGCTCTGGATGTCTTAGTGGAAGCTCCACCATCTCGCGCACCCTTTGAATCTCCTCATGAAGCCCGCCTATGTCTTCGTATGTTGTTCTCGGCACTCCTTTTCCTTCAGGGGCTGGCTCGCTGAGAATTGTTAATTTGGTTTCCGGGGTAACCTTCACAATACCGTGAGGTCGAGTTTTCGTCACAACAAAGGGTATGGCGTGGCCAAGCATCATGACAAGGGTTGTATCTCCCTCAACTAGGGTTCTTTCCATTAAGCGGTTTTTGACAAAGTTTGTGAAGTCTTCGTCCACGTTTAGGCGCATATCCACAGGCGCAAGCGTGACGTTTAAGGCTTCTTTAACCTTTGCTGGTCTTACAATGACGTATTCGTTGATTGCTACCCCGGCGTTTTTACGGGTGAACCCGTCTATGCGTATTATGTCGCGGTTCTGGTCTTCACTATAGGCTGGCCATGCTATGGCTGAAGTTGTCCTTTTGCCGACTATTTCTATTACGTCGCCGGCGCTTATGCCTAGCTTTTGCATTGTTCTCTGGTCTATTCTGGCTATGCCTCTGCCAACGTCTCTTTGCCTTGCATCTCCGACACGGAGCTGAACTTCGCTCACCTAAAACCCTTCCATAATATTGGTTGCTCTGTTTCGAAACACGTTAAATTTCTATATAAAGGTTTAACCTTATCTGCTTATCCTTCTAACCATTATCGTCTGTACCTGACTTATTTCGCTTATCTGCTCAAACCGTTTCTCCAACTCTTCAAGCACTCCACTTTTGTCCTCTGGAATCTTGATGGCGCAAATCAGGGCGTTTAAGCCGAAGGCTATAGGCTCTTCGCCATAACCATATATAGTTGCGAATTCCGGCAGAGAAGCCTCAATCTTCTTCTTCAAATCCTCAAAGTTTACAGTTATATCAGTAGGGAAAATTTTGTAAGAAATTATAACGCTACCCACATTTTACGCCTCCGCATAGTTCAAAGATGCTTTGAGCTTCGCTCTACATTAAAGATCGAGGCATATGAAGTTTTTGATCCGCCAATTGAAAGCAAGAATTTTAGGCTCAATTATTTAACTTTCTATGGGCTTTTCGGAAAAAGGTTAAAAAGAAAACCTCAAAGAACTAAAGGCTGGATGATAAAAGATATGGCGGATAGGAAACAAACCATTAAAAGCCTAAAAATTTTCCTCCATTTTAAACTTTCACGTCTATTTAAGATGCTTAAGGAGTGAAAATATGCGAGTTTATGGCTTAAAAAAGGAAAAACTTTACATAAATGACGTTCACTCCCTTGAGGAGTTGGAAAAACTTAGCGGAAAGTTTGACTGGCTTTAGATAGACTGCCCAGAACTTGGCCCAGAAGAATTAGAAGTAATCTCGCAGTTCGTAAAAGTTGAACAAAAAGTTCTGGAAGAACTAAAAGGTGGAAAAATTTTTCCGCGTCACAAGAAGTTTGACAGCTTTTCGCTTATTTCGATCTCATTTGCAACTATGCAGAAAAATGAGCTGAAAACTTACCCGATATATATTATTATAGGCCAAAAAGCGATCCTTACGTTAAGAACCAAAGAAGCATCTGCGCCCATTGAATACGCCATACAAGCATTGAAAGATTCCTCGTCTGAAGCTGAAAGTCTTGAACCTTCTTTTGTCCTCTGTGAGGTGCTACGGGAAAATACGAACAGAAACTTGGATGTTGTAATGGAGTTGAGGGGTGTCCTTGAGGAACTAGAAGAGAAAGCTATAGCGAAACCATCTAAATCTGTGATGCGCGAGGTGTTCATGCTTAAGAAACAAATAGCTACATTCTATCGTCTTCTATGGAAGAGCAGCAGATAGTAGGCGGCTTGAAAAATGGTGTGGTTCCAAACATCAAACTCTGTGAAAAATCCATTTTAAGCCTAGAGGACACCATGAACAATCTATCAAGAGAGCTTGAATTCTTGACATCCTATGATAGCGCCTTAGACGGCGTTTTAAGGCTTCAAGACTTAAGCATGATTCACAGAGTTGAAAGAACGCTAGTTTATCTTACAATAATAACCGTAATCATGAACTTGATCCTCATATTGCTGGAACTTCGAATTTTCAAAAGTTAAGCTATATACAAAAATGTTTTAGGGGCCTATAAAACCACATTTTGGGCATTTATATTGGCGTCCAAACTTACGGCATTTTGTACAGCGTCTAATCAAGATTTCCCCACAGTTTGGACAAAGAAACTTTGTAGCCTCCGCTCCGGGGGGAATAGGTTTGCCGCAGCTTGTGCATGTAACCAACGTTATTGTTGCTGCCTTTTCAGCCATTTTTATTCCTCAGCGGTGATGGTTTTAATTGTTAAGCTTCCTTATAAAATGTGCTGTGTATAGTATTCGCAAATTTATTATCCCACTTTAAACTTATACGCTATTTAGCGGGAATAGTTTGGGAGTGAATCTTCGAGACATAGTCCCGAAAACGGTCGTGAGGCTTGAGGATTTAAGTGGAAAATCTATAGCCATAGACGCTTACAACGCGTTATACCAGTTTCTAGCCATAATCCGACAGCCTGATGGCACGCCATTAAAGGATAGTAGCGGACGCATAACAAGCCACTTGAGTGGGCTCTTGTATAGGACAAGCAACCTAGTAGAGTTAGGAATAAAACCCATATACGTCTTCGATGGGGTGCCTCCGGCTCTAAAAGAGGCTGAAATTAAGAGGCGTATGAAAGCCAAGGAAGAAGCTCTAGTGAAGTATGAGCAAGCCTTAAGGGAGGGCAAGATTGAAGAGGCTAGAATGTATGCGCAAGCCACTTCAAGCCTCAAAGATTACATGGCTGAGGATAGCAAACGCCTACTAGACTTGATGGGAATTCCATGGATCCAGGCTCCAAGCGAAGGCGAAGCCCAAGCCGCCCATGTAGTTAAGCGGGGGGACGCTGACTACTGCGCAAGCCAAGATTATGACAGCTTGCTTTTTGGCGCACCCCGCCTTGTCAGAAATGTGACAATTTCTGGAAGACGGAAGCTTCCGGGGAAAAATGTTTACATTGAAGTTGAGCCTGAGGTCATTGAACTTGAGCAAGTTTTAAAGGAATGTGGAATAACCCATGAGCAGTTGATTGATGTTGGAATATTGGTGGGAACAGACTTTAATCCCGAAGGCATAAAGGGGCTTGGGCCGAAAACAGCCCTGAAACTCATAAAAGAGTATGGAAGCCTAGAAAATGCTTTACCCTACATTAAAAATGCTGAGTTTCCGGTTGAGCCGCAAAAGATCAAGGAGATTTTCTTACATCCAAAAGTGACGGATAATTACAAGATAGAGTGGCGGGAGCCTGACGTGGATGGGGTTGTAGACTTCATTTGCCGTGAGAGGGACTTCTCAGAAGACCGTGTCAGAAAAGCTTTGGAAAAGATGCAGAAGGGAATATCCAAACTTAAGGGTAAAACAACGCTTGAGAGATGGTTTGGCTAAACGCATATAGGAAGTTTTTAATCCCTCTTCCACCGAATAAAACGTTTCTCATAGAGGTGAAAGGAGAGTGCAAAGCCAAATTCCGCTTTCATTAGATGAGCTACCAACAAAATGGTATAATATTTTGCCGGACCTGCCCGAACCGCTTCCACCTCCTAAAGAGCCGGAGACAGGCCCTTCTCGAATGGAATTTTTGGCCAAGACCATGGTCAAGGAGTGTTTAAGACAAGAAATGTCAAGTGAGCGTTGGATTCCAATTCCAGAAGAAATTCGTGAACTTTACTTGCACATGGGGAGACCTAGACCCCTATACCGTGCGGTAAGATTAGAAAAACGTTTGGGGCTTAAGAAGGTTAGACTTTATTACAAGCGGGAGGATTTGTCTCCAACTGGTTCCCATAAGACTAACACGGCGGTTGCTCAAGCCTACTATGCTATGAAAGAGGGAAAAACAACTCTGACAACGGAAACTGGTGCTGGGCAGTGGGGAACAGCCCTCTCCTATGCCGCGAGGCTTTTGGGTTTAAACTGTGTGGTTTTCTGGGTTAAATCCGTCTATAACTGGAAATTGGATAGAAGAACGTTAATGGAACTTTTAGGCGCGAAGGTTTATGCTTCTCCAAGTCAGCAGACAAAAATTGGCAGAGAGGTTCTTTCAAAAAGCCCTGAGCACCTTGGCTCGCTTGGAATAGCAATTTCAGAAGGTTTAGAGTATGCTGAGACCCATGAAGATTCTGTTTACTGTTTGGGCTCTGTTCTTAACCATGTGCTAATGCACCAGTCCATAATCGGTTTGGAAGCCATGAAGCAGTTTGACCTCATAGATGAGAAACCAGATCTGATAATTGGCTGTCTCGGAGGAGGCTCAAACTTTGGAGGCATAGCCCTACCATTCATTGGTGAAGTTTTGAGAGGAAAACGTGAGTGTGAGTTTCTGGCTGCTCAGTCAATGGCTGCGCCCAACCTTGTTAAGGGCGAATATCGTTATGATTTTTGCGATGTGGCCGAATATACACCACTCTTGAAGGTTTACACTTTGGGGCATAAGGTTGAGATGCCACCCATAAAGGCCGACGGCCTTCGCTATCATGCAGCTGCTCCAATAATAAGCCTTTTGAGGCATCATGGACTGGTTAATGCGGTGGCTTACCCAGCAGATGAAAAGGCCATTTTTGAAGCTGCGAGGATTTTTCTTCAAAGTGAGGGGTGGTTGCCCGCTCCGGAGTCTAGTTACGCTATCCGCGCTGGAATAGACGAGGCCATAAAAGCCGAGAAAGCCGGAGTCGAGAAAGTTATTTGCATGAATATTAGTGGACATGGTTTCCTAGACTTAGCGGCGTATAGAGAAAAACTCGAAACAGGTTAAAACAAAGCTAAAGTTTATGTCCATAACGCCCAGTTAAAGGCACAAAAGCAACACCACCCAAAGTCTCACGCGTGATTTTCCCATCAGCGCCTTTTACAACTTTTATCAAGCTTTGGAAGAGATGCATGCTTCCAACTGGAATGAGCATTATTCCGCCATTTTTCAGCTGTTCAATTAGGGGTTTTGGTACATCTGGAGCAGCCGCCGTGACAACTATTCTGTCGTATGGCGCTTTCTCCGGGTATCCCATGGAGCCGTCTCCGCAGATTATCGTGACTCGGTCGCTGTATCCCGCTTTCATGATGTTTCTTCTTGCGAATTCCGCCAGTCCCTCAATTATTTCGATGGTGTAGACGTGGCCCCACCCGCTCCTCGGCGCTTCGCTTGGCGCCACTATTTCAGCTATCGTGGCTGCGTGCCATCCTGAACCTGCCCCCACCTCGAGGACCTTGTTGCCTACTTCCAATTGGAGGGCTTCATTCATTATTGCAACCATGTCTCGCCTAGCCAAGGCTGAAGCCAAGGCTATGTGGCGCTGAAACTGTCTGCCCAAAACCAATTGGAAGGGGCGTGTCCACGGCACTGTAGGATTGCATGTTTTCTGGCAGAAACTTTGCTCTTGGCACTTTACGCATTGCCTTGATCACTTTTGGGGAGCGGAGTATGCCCTCCCTTATCAGATTCTCAATTAACCGTTCCCAGTCTCTCTCCAAACTTTTGCACCATATCAAAAATAGGTTGAATGGGCATTTAACTGATTTGTATTACAAATTTGAAGCGCTACTTTACAGTCACAGACTTAGCCAAGTTTCTGGGCTTGTCAGGATCATATCCTCTTTCAACAGCCATATAATATGCCAAAAGCTGCAGTGGAACAACAAAGGGTATGGGCGACAGTATATCTGGTATGCCCTTTGGCACTTCAACATAGTCATCCGCAAGCCCTTTGACCTCCTCGTCTCCTTCTTCTATGACGGCTATTATTGAGGCTCCTCTGGCTTTCATCTCCATAATATTACCTATAATCGTCTTATGTGTATCATCTTTGGGGCATATGAAAACTACTGGAAAACCCTCTTCAATTAGGCTTATTGGTCCATGTTTGCTTTCTCCGGCTGGAAATGCTATTGCTGGAATGTAGGCTATCTCCATTAGTTTAAGTCTACCCTCATAGGCTGTGGCTGTGCTTATGCCCCGTCCTAAAAAGAAAAAGACCTTTGCATCCTTGTATTTTTCTGCTATGCCCTTAACTTTCTCCTCTTGTGTGGCGATCACTGTTTCTACAATGTCTGGCAGTTTCTTCAACTTTGCCTCTATAAAGTCCATTTCGTCTTGCGAAATTTTCCCCCTCTTCTTTGCCAGCCTAAGCGCCAGCTGGGCAAGAACCGAAAGCTGCGAAGTGAATGTCTTGGTTGCAGCCACGCCTATTTCCGGTCCGGACTGCTGGCTTATATAAACCCGTGAAACCCTTGTGAGCGTTGAGCCTATAACGTTTGTAAGTCCAAGAATTGTTGCTGCTCTTTGGCGGGCGGCGTTTACCGCGGCAAGAGTATCCGCAGTCTCGCCAGATTGGCTTACAGCTAAGATTGTGCTGTCAATATTTACTGACTTGCCATGCTGCTCTATGAATTCCGAAGCTATAACTGGATATGTTGCCAGAAAGGCGAGTTTAGAAAACATATATGAAGCCGCTAAACACGCATGGTATGATGTGCCGCAAGCCACCAAGAATACTTCTTTGGCGCGGTCTAAGAATGTTGCCATCAAATCTAGGTAATGCTCCTGCAACCTCAAAGTGTTCCGTAGACATGCTGGCTGCTCATGAATCTCCTTCAACATAAAATGGGGATAACCTTGCTTAACAGCCATTTCAGGAGTCCAGTCGATGAGCCTTGGCTCCCGCATCACCGGGCTGAAATCCGCAATTTTTCTAATTTCCAGACCTTCGAAGGATAGGGTTACTATTTCTCCATCTTCAATTATAACTGCCTTATTGGTTAATGGTAAAAACGCTGGTATATCCGAGGCGCAATAAAGTGCGTTTTCTCCAAGCCCTATAACAAGTGGGCTCTCGCGTCTAGCACACACTATTTTGTCCGGCTCTTTTGGCGAAATTACCGCAATTGCATAAGAGCCTTCAAGCCTTCTCACAGCCTCAAGAACAGCGTCCACCAGTTTCAAGGAAGGATTTGCCTTGAATGCTTCCTCAATAAGATGGGCTATAACCTCAGTGTCCGTTCTTGACTGGAAGACGTGGCCTTTCCCTTCCAGTTCAAGTTTCAGCTCTGCGAAGTTCTCGATGATTCCGTTGTGAACGACGGCTATTTGCCCATTACAATCAACATGGGGATGCGCGTTAATCATTAATGGTGCTCCATGCGTGGCCCACCTTGTATGGCCTATACCTATGCAGCCGGGCAAGTCGTCAAGGTTGTGGATTTTGTGAACCTCGTCTATTTTCCCGCTGTCCTTTTTAACGTAGAGTTTCCCTTCATGTATTGTTGCTTCGCCCACAGAGTCGTAGCCACGATATTCCAGCCTTTTAAGGGCTTGGTGCACTATTGGTGCTGCGGCTCCTTCCCTTAAAATGCATCCAAATATTCCGCACATGCTTTTGTCACTGTTCTCTTGCAGTTTTTGCAGCCTTATTTAGGGGTTGTTTTGGTAATAAGCATTTTTAAGAGAAAAATTTCAGCTCTGAAAATTTTCTATAGGCTTCTTCGCCAATTACACGTTGTTGAAGACTTGATTTATTAACTAATTTTTAATAATATTTACAAAAAATTTCATAACGGTTCGCTTACGTCACCGCTTTCCTTGCAAGTCCGGCGCCTAAAACCATGTTTTTCAGTTTTGCAAAGCTTACCTCCCATGTTCTGGTTCTTAATCCACAGTCGGTGCTCACAAATATTCTACTTGGGTCTCTGACGATTTTGATTGCGTGGAGTACTCTGTCCCTCACAAGCTCTGGCGGTTCGATAAAGTCTGTGTGGACGTCTATTACACCCAAACCATACTTTCCCTCGAAGCCGTAATCCTCAAAGAGCTTCAGCTCCCTATAGCCCACGCGCACTTCGCCAGTTCCGGCTTGTCTGCTGTCTCTGTTGGCGAATTCTAAAGCTAGCTGACTGCAGTTTCGCAGTTCGGCAGCATATTTCGCCAACGCTTCATAGTTGCTGTAGCAGTTGTGGAGGCTGAAGGTGCAGTTAAACCCCTTAACGGTCTCGTTGAAGGCTTCCACAAAAAGTTCCATTTCTTCTGCTGACGGGTTTGTGGTCGCTGCTGGTTCATCTATTTGAATCCATTTGGCTCCAGCTTCAACGAGCCTACTTATTTCTGGTCTTATGACTTCTTTTATTAGGTCGAAGAGAAACTCCCTCCGGGCTTCCAGTTTCCTTTGCCTAAAATCTCTATTTTCGCCGCTGAGCTTTTTCGCGTAATATTCGTTAAATGTCCAGTCGACAAGCGTGTAAGGACCAGTGAAGGGTACTTTAACCTCTCTGCTGGTATTTTCGCGTGTAAAGGCGAATTCTTCAACATAGAAGGGTTTTACATATTTTGGCTTACTTATACATGCAGCCTTGTTAAAGTATCTGTAGTCAAAGGATTTCACGTATCCCAAAAATTTGAAGCCTTCAACGTTCCTAATAACATGTTCGTACATTTCTGAACGCCACTGCTCACCGTCAAAGATTACGTCAAGCCCCGCATTCTCAAAGAAACGAATAACAAACTTCGCAGACCACTCAAGTATAGCCCTCTTATCCTCTGGTGTTCTTTCCCTTTTCTCTAGAACCTTAACGAGTTTGTCCACGCCTTCTATTCCTAGTCTTTGACCCCA
This window harbors:
- a CDS encoding elongation factor 1-beta; amino-acid sequence: MGSVIISYKIFPTDITVNFEDLKKKIEASLPEFATIYGYGEEPIAFGLNALICAIKIPEDKSGVLEELEKRFEQISEISQVQTIMVRRISR
- a CDS encoding zinc finger domain-containing protein; translation: MAEKAATITLVTCTSCGKPIPPGAEATKFLCPNCGEILIRRCTKCRKFGRQYKCPKCGFIGP
- a CDS encoding CDC48 family AAA ATPase, with the translated sequence MSEVQLRVGDARQRDVGRGIARIDQRTMQKLGISAGDVIEIVGKRTTSAIAWPAYSEDQNRDIIRIDGFTRKNAGVAINEYVIVRPAKVKEALNVTLAPVDMRLNVDEDFTNFVKNRLMERTLVEGDTTLVMMLGHAIPFVVTKTRPHGIVKVTPETKLTILSEPAPEGKGVPRTTYEDIGGLHEEIQRVREMVELPLRHPELFQRLGIEPPKGVLLHGPPGCGKTLLARAVANESEANFFSINGPEIMSKFYGESEARLREIFQQAQQNAPSIIFIDELDAIAPKREEVTGEVERRVVAQLLALMDGLSGRGNVIVIGATNRPNALDPALRRPGRFDREIEIGVPDKQGRYEILQIHTRGMPLAEDVDLKKLAEMTHGYTGADLAALCRETAMKALRRYLPQINLEEERIPPEVLEKMEVKMEDFLNAYKEVTPTAMREVYVEVPAVHWDDIGGLEEVKQELREAVEWPLKHPDIFKRMGIKPPKGILLYGPPGCGKTLLARAVATESEANFITIKGPEVFSKWVGESEKAIREVFRKARMAAPAVIFFDEIDSLVPRRGLGFADSGVTERVISQLLTEMDGIVTLEDIVVIAATNRPDIVDPAVLRPGRFDRLIYVPEPDEKSRLQIFKIYTKNMPLAKDVSLETLAAMTKNYSGADIEAVCREAAMQALRRDINAKEVTMKDFEEALKRIGPSITPDMEKWYKSFMQQVRQVQKPATPVA
- a CDS encoding NAD(P)/FAD-dependent oxidoreductase encodes the protein MENFSDVIVVGGGPCGSFSALSLSKRGFNVTVFEEHSEIGVPCHCAGHVSINGLKNLGLYPLPKGIVENTFTGAKIHSPSGKVLTVRLAKPITCTVNRIFFDKHIAELAQKAGANYNLDTRVESLAFAGGFLKGVVIKRRDKSSEFFGKIVLDAEGISARILRQASLLPPKSEKIVKGAQVEVENVKNVETDVVEVILGSRYAPGFYAWLIPKNEEEAKVGLATKTGDPRAFLRRLMRKHPAVSAKLQNAKVIKESYHPITLGGPIAKTYSNGFLVVGDAASQVKPTTGGGIIFGLNCARIAADVITEALEKSDFSAEFLSAYQKRFMKMFGFDIKAMLKVREILDNFSDEKLNGIISLCEKIRLNEALKDLKEIDFQGRALLKLAQSPKALTVLALLFLNYLLGKP
- a CDS encoding CorA family divalent cation transporter, whose product is MSQFVKVEQKVLEELKGGKIFPRHKKFDSFSLISISFATMQKNELKTYPIYIIIGQKAILTLRTKEASAPIEYAIQALKDSSSEAESLEPSFVLCEVLRENTNRNLDVVMELRGVLEELEEKAIAKPSKSVMREVFMLKKQIATFYRLLWKSSR
- the glmS gene encoding glutamine--fructose-6-phosphate transaminase (isomerizing); its protein translation is MCGIFGCILREGAAAPIVHQALKRLEYRGYDSVGEATIHEGKLYVKKDSGKIDEVHKIHNLDDLPGCIGIGHTRWATHGAPLMINAHPHVDCNGQIAVVHNGIIENFAELKLELEGKGHVFQSRTDTEVIAHLIEEAFKANPSLKLVDAVLEAVRRLEGSYAIAVISPKEPDKIVCARRESPLVIGLGENALYCASDIPAFLPLTNKAVIIEDGEIVTLSFEGLEIRKIADFSPVMREPRLIDWTPEMAVKQGYPHFMLKEIHEQPACLRNTLRLQEHYLDLMATFLDRAKEVFLVACGTSYHACLAASYMFSKLAFLATYPVIASEFIEQHGKSVNIDSTILAVSQSGETADTLAAVNAARQRAATILGLTNVIGSTLTRVSRVYISQQSGPEIGVAATKTFTSQLSVLAQLALRLAKKRGKISQDEMDFIEAKLKKLPDIVETVIATQEEKVKGIAEKYKDAKVFFFLGRGISTATAYEGRLKLMEIAYIPAIAFPAGESKHGPISLIEEGFPVVFICPKDDTHKTIIGNIMEMKARGASIIAVIEEGDEEVKGLADDYVEVPKGIPDILSPIPFVVPLQLLAYYMAVERGYDPDKPRNLAKSVTVK
- the fen gene encoding flap endonuclease-1; its protein translation is MGVNLRDIVPKTVVRLEDLSGKSIAIDAYNALYQFLAIIRQPDGTPLKDSSGRITSHLSGLLYRTSNLVELGIKPIYVFDGVPPALKEAEIKRRMKAKEEALVKYEQALREGKIEEARMYAQATSSLKDYMAEDSKRLLDLMGIPWIQAPSEGEAQAAHVVKRGDADYCASQDYDSLLFGAPRLVRNVTISGRRKLPGKNVYIEVEPEVIELEQVLKECGITHEQLIDVGILVGTDFNPEGIKGLGPKTALKLIKEYGSLENALPYIKNAEFPVEPQKIKEIFLHPKVTDNYKIEWREPDVDGVVDFICRERDFSEDRVRKALEKMQKGISKLKGKTTLERWFG
- a CDS encoding TrpB-like pyridoxal phosphate-dependent enzyme, coding for MQSQIPLSLDELPTKWYNILPDLPEPLPPPKEPETGPSRMEFLAKTMVKECLRQEMSSERWIPIPEEIRELYLHMGRPRPLYRAVRLEKRLGLKKVRLYYKREDLSPTGSHKTNTAVAQAYYAMKEGKTTLTTETGAGQWGTALSYAARLLGLNCVVFWVKSVYNWKLDRRTLMELLGAKVYASPSQQTKIGREVLSKSPEHLGSLGIAISEGLEYAETHEDSVYCLGSVLNHVLMHQSIIGLEAMKQFDLIDEKPDLIIGCLGGGSNFGGIALPFIGEVLRGKRECEFLAAQSMAAPNLVKGEYRYDFCDVAEYTPLLKVYTLGHKVEMPPIKADGLRYHAAAPIISLLRHHGLVNAVAYPADEKAIFEAARIFLQSEGWLPAPESSYAIRAGIDEAIKAEKAGVEKVICMNISGHGFLDLAAYREKLETG